From Diceros bicornis minor isolate mBicDic1 chromosome 17, mDicBic1.mat.cur, whole genome shotgun sequence, the proteins below share one genomic window:
- the LOC131415640 gene encoding olfactory receptor 6C2-like translates to MKNYTVLTTFILVGLTDDPNLQILLFVFLFITYLLSVVGNLTIITLTFVDSHLKTPMYFFLRNFSFLEVSFTTVCIPRYLYTLATGDNTVTYNPCATQLFFVIVLAVTEFFLLTAMSYDHYVAICKPLHYMTIMNSRVCIKFLISCYMIALIIIIPPYIMGFELEFCDSNVIDHFGCDAAPILKITCSDTEFIERFVLVLAVLTLLFTLVCIIMSYTYIIRTILRFPSVQQRKKAFSTCSSHIIVVSITYGSCIFIYIKPHAKEGVAMNKIVSILTTSVAPVMNPFIYTLRNKQVIEAFKDMIKRAASISKN, encoded by the coding sequence ATGAAAAATTACACAGTATTAACAACATTCATCCTGGTGGGACTGACAGATGACCCAAATCTCCAAATtctgctttttgtctttttgttcatcACCTATCTGCTGAGTGTGGTTGGGAACCTGACCATCATCACCCTCACCTTTGTAGATTCTCACCTTAAAACTCCTATGTACTTCTTTCTCCGGAATTTCTCCTTTTTAGAAGTCTCTTTTACCACTGTCTGTATTCCCAGATACCTGTATACCCTTGCCACTGGGGACAATACAGTTACCTACAATCCCTGTGCCACTCAACTATTTTTTGTTATCGTCCTGGCTGTGACTGAGTTTTTTCTCTTGACGGCCATGTCCTATGACCATTacgtggccatctgcaaacccctGCATTACATGACCATCATGAACAGCAGAGTCTGCATCAAGTTCCTTATTAGCTGTTACATGATTGCTCTGATCATCATCATTCCACCCTATATCATGGGTTTTGAGCTCGAGTTTTGTGACTCTAATGTCATAGATCACTTTGGCTGTGATGCTGCTCCCATCTTGAAGATTACCTGCTCAGATACAGAGTTCATAGAGCGATTTGTCTTGGTTCTGGCTGTGTTGACACTCCTGTTCACCTTGGTGTGTATAATTATGTCCTACACATACATCATCAGGACCATTctcagattcccctctgtgcagCAGAGGAAAAAGGCTTTTTCTACATGTTCTTCTCATATAATTGTGGTTTCTATCACTTACGGAAGCTGCATCTTCATCTATATcaaaccacatgcaaaagaaggggTCGCTATGAATAAGATCGTGTCAATACTCACAACTTCAGTGGCCCCAGTAATGAATCCCTTCATTTATACTTTGAGGAACAAGCAAGTGATAGAAGCTTTCAAAGACATGATCAAAAGGGCTGCATCTatctcaaagaactaa
- the LOC131416517 gene encoding olfactory receptor 6C68-like, with translation MSYDRYVAICKPLHYTTITCNRVCIKFLIGCYMIALIIVLPPYIMGFELEFCDSNVIDPFGCDAAPILKITCSDTKLTEQFVLVTAVLTLLFTLVCVIMSYTYIIRTILRFPSVQQRKKTLSTCSSHIIVVSMTYGSCIFVYIKPSAKEGLAMNKVVSVLHLSCPCNELLHLYSEEQASDTSFQRHDQKGCIYLEELKDC, from the coding sequence ATGTCCTATGACCGTTacgtggccatctgcaaacccctGCATTACACAACCATCACGTGCAACAGAGTCTGCATCAAGTTCCTTATTGGCTGTTACATGATTGCTCTGATCATCGTCCTCCCACCCTATATCATGGGCTTTGAGCTCGAGTTTTGTGACTCTAATGTCATAGATCCCTTTGGCTGTGATGCTGCTCCCATCCTGAAGATCACCTGCTCAGACACAAAGTTAACAGAGCAATTTGTCTTGGTCACGGCTGTGTTGACACTCCTGTTCACCTTGGTGTGTGTAATTATGTCCTATACATACATCATCAGGACCATTCTCAGATTCCCATCTGTGCAGCAGAGGAAAAAGACTTTGTCTACATGTTCTTCCCATATAATTGTGGTTTCTATGACTTACGGAAGCTGCATCTTTGTCTATATTAAACCATCTGCAAAAGAAGGGCTCGCTATGAATAAGGTGGTGTCAGTGCTTCACCTCAGTTGCCCCTGTAATGAACTCCTTCATTTATATTCTGAGGAACAAGCAAGTGATACAAGCTTTCAAAGACATGATCAAAAGGGCTGCATCTACCTTGAAGAACTAAAGGACTGTTGA